Proteins encoded within one genomic window of Pectobacterium araliae:
- a CDS encoding YiiQ family protein — translation MTRKRIASLLVLSSLVLYQTHAGADPTFPPKTSSNVPYLLAGAPTFDQTITQFRSRYNLSNPTLSIGEFRVVDTGNITSMLTRAASRINDHLYASTALEKGTGKIKTLQITLLPQPQSEQETAARRKQAIDYMAALARTFAPSLTEEQSVKKVTGLLEKGKGQRFYQQTEGALRYVVADDGEKGLTFAVEPIKLTLSEP, via the coding sequence ATGACACGAAAACGCATCGCTTCACTGTTGGTTTTATCATCGCTGGTGCTGTACCAGACTCACGCGGGTGCCGATCCGACGTTTCCGCCCAAAACGTCATCCAATGTGCCATACCTGCTAGCCGGTGCCCCCACCTTCGATCAAACCATCACACAATTCCGTTCTCGCTACAACCTGAGCAACCCTACGCTGTCGATCGGTGAATTTCGGGTTGTCGACACCGGTAATATCACCAGCATGTTGACCCGCGCGGCCAGCCGGATCAACGACCACCTCTATGCCTCAACCGCGCTGGAGAAAGGCACCGGGAAAATCAAAACGCTGCAAATCACCTTACTACCGCAGCCGCAGAGCGAACAAGAAACCGCAGCGCGCCGCAAACAGGCTATCGACTATATGGCAGCGCTGGCACGCACGTTCGCCCCTTCGCTGACGGAAGAACAGAGTGTGAAAAAAGTCACCGGACTGCTGGAAAAAGGCAAGGGACAGCGCTTTTATCAACAAACGGAAGGCGCTTTGCGTTATGTGGTTGCAGATGATGGCGAAAAAGGGCTAACTTTTGCTGTTGAACCGATTAAGCTAACGCTATCTGAACCGTGA
- the tpiA gene encoding triose-phosphate isomerase produces MRHPLVMGNWKLNGSTHMVNELIAGLRKELSTVDGCGVAIAPPALYLDQANHQLAGSRLALGAQNVDVNLSGAFTGETSAEMLKDIGAKYIIIGHSERRTYHKESDEFVAKKFGVLKDAGLIPVLCIGETEAENEAGQTEAVCARQLDAVLNTLGAKAFENTVVAYEPVWAIGTGKSATPAQAQAVHKFIRGHIAKQDAAVAEQVIIQYGGSVNAANAAELFTQPDIDGALVGGASLKADAFAVIVKAAAEAKRG; encoded by the coding sequence ATGCGACATCCATTAGTTATGGGTAACTGGAAGCTGAACGGCAGCACTCACATGGTCAACGAACTGATCGCGGGTCTGCGTAAAGAGCTCAGCACCGTTGACGGCTGTGGCGTAGCGATTGCACCACCTGCCCTCTACCTCGATCAGGCTAATCATCAACTGGCAGGCAGCCGCCTTGCACTGGGCGCACAGAACGTTGACGTAAACCTTTCTGGTGCCTTCACCGGTGAAACCTCTGCCGAGATGCTGAAAGACATCGGTGCGAAGTACATCATCATCGGCCACTCAGAGCGCCGTACTTACCACAAAGAAAGCGATGAATTCGTTGCCAAGAAATTTGGCGTGCTGAAAGATGCGGGTCTGATTCCAGTACTGTGTATTGGCGAAACTGAAGCAGAAAACGAAGCGGGTCAGACGGAAGCCGTCTGTGCACGTCAACTGGATGCCGTGTTGAATACACTGGGCGCGAAAGCGTTTGAAAACACCGTAGTGGCCTACGAGCCAGTATGGGCCATCGGCACGGGCAAATCTGCCACCCCAGCGCAAGCTCAGGCCGTTCACAAATTCATCCGTGGCCATATCGCCAAGCAAGATGCTGCCGTTGCCGAACAAGTGATCATCCAGTACGGCGGTTCGGTTAACGCAGCGAATGCCGCAGAGCTGTTCACCCAGCCGGACATCGACGGCGCGCTGGTTGGCGGTGCCTCACTGAAAGCTGACGCCTTTGCCGTGATCGTGAAAGCCGCAGCCGAGGCGAAACGCGGCTAA